In the Populus trichocarpa isolate Nisqually-1 chromosome 1, P.trichocarpa_v4.1, whole genome shotgun sequence genome, one interval contains:
- the LOC7490741 gene encoding uncharacterized protein LOC7490741, which produces MAAATLLCWCNSDLIIHGSCSRLFVRNKVMDSNQSTVKSRGSYYAYQKQKKFFVCAATEGSAKSSKSEETIPSWAKPDSDEPPPWAKGEGKENSSKQNFEVPFFVYLLASAITAIAAIGSIFEYVNQRPVFGVVNPDSIFYAPLLGFFAFTGIPFSAFLWFKSVQAANKEAEEQDRRDGFF; this is translated from the exons ATGGCTGCTGCAACATTGCTGTGTTGGTGCAATTCAGATTTGATAATCCACGGTTCATGTTCTAGATTATTTGTTAGAAATAAGGTAATGGATTCGAATCAATCAACAGTGAAAAGTAGAGGGAGTTATTATGCTTATCAGAAGCAAAAGAAGTTTTTTGTGTGTGCTGCAACTGAAGGGTCTGCAAAGTCTAGTAAATCTGAAGAAACTATCCCATCCTGGGCTAAACCGGATTCTGATGAACCCCCACCATGGGCTAAGGGTGAAGGCAAAGAGAACTCATCAAAGCAGAACTTTGAAGttcccttttttgtttatttacttgCCTCAGCAATTACAGCAATTGCCGCG ATTGGTTCCATTTTTGAGTATGTGAATCAGAGGCCGGTTTTCGGAGTTGTGAACCCAGACAGCATTTTTTATGCTCCATTGCTAGGATTCTTTGCGTTTACTGGCATTCCCTTTTCC GCATTTTTGTGGTTCAAGTCTGTTCAAGCTGCTAACAAGGAAGCTGAGGAACAAGACAGGAGGGATGGCTTTTTCTAA
- the LOC127903870 gene encoding vacuolar iron transporter homolog 1-like, whose product MASHQISETCAEHKISVADEDAQKVQRLRRAQWLRAAILGANDGLLSTTSLMLGVGAAKEDSRSMVLSGLAGALAGACSMAVGEFVSVSTQRDIERETVSDFSSKNDGKDSPGIRLDVTATLASMNGEAKLDDLPGNIQFAKLISEPTQRRSPSMIHEPKLPPGMSPGRSPAMKVIQEDAKKSAEIMLEDDREEVLTNPYKASIASGLSFLIGSCVPLLSAVLVAQNVVSIVMIPVVASVALAFFGGLGAYLGGSPVRISAVRILLGGWIAMAITYGLLKPFDKDRS is encoded by the coding sequence ATGGCTTCACATCAAATATCAGAAACTTGTGCTGAACATAAGATTTCAGTAGCCGATGAAGATGCTCAGAAAGTCCAGAGATTGCGGCGAGCTCAATGGCTCCGAGCAGCTATTCTGGGAGCTAATGATGGTTTGCTTTCCACTACATCACTAATGCTCGGCGTAGGTGCAGCAAAGGAAGATAGCCGGTCCATGGTCTTGTCTGGACTGGCTGGAGCTCTTGCAGGTGCCTGTAGCATGGCTGTTGGGGAGTTTGTTTCAGTCTCAACCCAGAGAGATATCGAAAGGGAAACTGTAAGCGATTTCAgttcaaaaaatgatggaaaagaTTCTCCTGGAATCAGACTCGATGTCACAGCAACGCTAGCAAGCATGAATGGAGAAGCGAAGCTAGATGATCTCCCTGGAAATATACAGTTTGCCAAGCTCATCTCTGAGCCAACACAGAGAAGGTCACCAAGTATGATCCACGAGCCAAAGTTGCCTCCGGGTATGTCTCCTGGAAGGTCTCCTGCAATGAAAGTAATTCAAGAAGATGCGAAGAAAAGTGCTGAAATAATGCTGGAGGATGACAGAGAAGAGGTGCTAACAAACCCCTACAAGGCTTCAATTGCATCAGGTTTATCATTTTTGATAGGATCTTGTGTGCCTTTGCTGTCTGCCGTGCTTGTTGCTCAAAATGTTGTTAGTATTGTGATGATTCCTGTGGTTGCATCAGTAGCTCTGGCTTTTTTTGGAGGCCTGGGAGCTTATCTTGGCGGTTCACCAGTTAGGATATCTGCAGTAAGAATTCTACTTGGAGGTTGGATTGCCATGGCAATTACTTACGGGTTGCTCAAGCCTTTCGATAAGGATCGTAGTTGA
- the LOC18096005 gene encoding uncharacterized protein LOC18096005: MGQEEKQELFSPLPVLPRLDRLDRLLQFLEEKHSSSGRGRHAAKSVVRTVEAEGRCKALTSALEEVQHKGTLMWRLETLENRALQLCLEVDVENTSRSSSSTIQGPEKIGHDEVSTILPKEDEQMIIANKEKQDNSLIDQEITCTAEACVGSSKASQKGRRHKMKHRKWLAMGC; this comes from the exons ATGGGGCAGGAAGAAAAGCAAGAGCTCTTTTCTCCTTTGCCTGTTCTACCAAGATTAGATCGCCTTGATCGCTTG CTGCAATTTCTGGAAGAGAAGCATTCCTCGTCAGGAAGAGGAAGGCATGCTGCCAAATCTGTTGTCAGGACAGTGGAAGCAGAGGGTCGGTGCAAGGCTTTAACATCTGCACTCGAGGAAGTTCAGCACAAAGGCACCCTGATGTGGAGGCTAGAAACGCTCGAAAATCGAGCATTGCAG TTATGCCTAGAGGTGGATGTAGAAAACACATCAAGGTCAAGCTCTTCCACCATTCAAGGACCTGAAAAAATTGGCCATGATGAAGTTTCAACCATACTCCCCAAAGAGGATGAGCAAATGATCATCGCCAACAAAGAGAAGCAAGATAATTCTCTTATCGATCAA GAGATCACATGTACTGCAGAAGCATGTGTAGGAAGTTCAAAGGCTTCCCAAAAAGGTAGAAGACACAAAATGAAGCACAGGAAATGGCTTGCAATGGGATGCTGA